Proteins from one Clostridia bacterium genomic window:
- a CDS encoding valine--tRNA ligase yields the protein MDESKNIAKTYDPKQVEETLYQNWMEKGYFTPVADKNKEPYTIVIPPPNITGQLHMGHALDNTIQDILIRWRRMQGYATLWLPGTDHASIATEAKIVESLAKEGKTKYGLGREKFLEKAWEWKEEYGGRILNQLKKLGSSCDWTRERFTLDEGCSKAVTEVFIRLYEKGLIYKGERIINWCPNCKTSISDIETIYDTENGHFWHIKYPIKGSDEFIEIATTRPETMLGDTAIAVNPDDDRYKHLVGKMVILPLMDKEIPIIADNYVDKEFGTGAVKITPAHDPNDFEVGMRHNLPMPRIMNDDGTINGLGGKYKGLDRYEARKQIIKDLEDQGLLVKTKEHEHNVGHCQRCNTTIEPILSKQWFVKMKPLAEPALEVVRDGRVKFVPDRFSKTYYNWMENIQDWCISRQLWWGHRIPAYYCQDCGEIIVSKTTPSTCGKCGGSLKQDEDTLDTWFSSALWPFSTLGWPDKTEDLEYFYPTSVLVTGYDIIFFWVARMIFSAMENMQQEPFKYVFIHGIIRDSEGRKMSKSLGNGIDPLDVIDKYGADALRFNLISGNSPGNDMRFFWEKVEAYSNFANKIWNASRFVLMNLDFEKVQKADRTKYAASLTTADKWVISRFNTVVKEVTENMEKFELGIAAQKLYDFMWSEFCDWYIELVKPRLYGEDEETKVIAQVTLCDVLEGTMQLLHPFMPFITEEIYQHLPSEYESIMISKWPAYDEKSYKPEEEKKMEMVMEAIKGIRNIRAEMNVVPSRKAKVMIVTGKKDVKAAMEDGRMYFERLASASEVVVLSEKIGIPEGAVSVLINGAEIYLPLEDLVDFEKELERLNKEKDNLEKEIQRVKGKLGNQGFVAKAPQSVIEEEKAKEKKYEDMLVKVLERMNSLKK from the coding sequence ATGGATGAATCTAAGAATATCGCAAAAACCTATGATCCGAAACAAGTAGAAGAGACATTGTATCAGAATTGGATGGAAAAGGGCTACTTTACACCAGTAGCGGATAAAAACAAGGAACCTTATACTATAGTGATACCGCCGCCGAATATAACCGGGCAGCTTCATATGGGCCATGCTCTGGACAATACAATACAGGACATACTGATAAGATGGAGAAGGATGCAGGGCTATGCCACACTTTGGCTTCCAGGCACAGATCACGCAAGTATAGCTACAGAGGCTAAGATAGTTGAGTCTCTTGCGAAGGAAGGCAAGACTAAGTATGGCCTTGGAAGGGAAAAATTCCTGGAGAAGGCTTGGGAATGGAAAGAAGAGTATGGCGGAAGAATACTGAACCAGCTCAAAAAGCTCGGAAGTTCCTGTGATTGGACCAGAGAAAGATTCACATTGGATGAAGGCTGTTCTAAGGCAGTTACGGAGGTTTTCATAAGGCTGTATGAAAAAGGTCTCATTTACAAGGGTGAGAGAATAATTAACTGGTGTCCTAATTGCAAGACCTCAATATCTGATATTGAAACCATATACGATACAGAAAATGGCCATTTCTGGCATATCAAGTACCCTATAAAGGGCAGTGATGAGTTTATTGAGATTGCAACCACCAGACCAGAGACAATGTTAGGCGATACTGCAATAGCGGTTAACCCTGATGATGACAGATACAAGCACTTGGTTGGCAAGATGGTGATACTGCCATTGATGGACAAGGAAATACCCATAATAGCAGATAATTATGTTGATAAGGAGTTTGGGACAGGAGCAGTTAAGATAACACCAGCACATGACCCTAACGACTTTGAAGTAGGTATGAGACACAATTTGCCAATGCCAAGGATTATGAATGATGATGGCACAATAAACGGTCTTGGCGGCAAGTACAAGGGACTTGACAGATACGAAGCAAGAAAGCAGATAATCAAGGATTTGGAAGATCAAGGACTACTGGTCAAGACAAAAGAGCATGAGCATAATGTAGGACACTGCCAGAGATGCAATACCACAATAGAGCCTATACTTTCCAAGCAGTGGTTTGTAAAGATGAAGCCCCTTGCAGAACCTGCATTAGAGGTAGTAAGGGATGGCAGGGTAAAGTTCGTACCGGATAGATTTTCAAAGACTTATTATAACTGGATGGAGAACATTCAGGACTGGTGCATCTCAAGACAGCTGTGGTGGGGTCATAGGATACCCGCATATTACTGCCAGGACTGCGGAGAGATAATAGTATCAAAGACAACGCCGAGCACCTGTGGAAAATGCGGCGGAAGCCTGAAGCAGGATGAGGACACTTTGGATACATGGTTCAGTTCTGCACTGTGGCCTTTCTCAACACTGGGATGGCCTGACAAGACTGAGGATTTGGAGTACTTCTATCCTACAAGCGTTTTGGTTACTGGTTATGACATCATATTCTTCTGGGTAGCGAGAATGATTTTCTCAGCAATGGAGAACATGCAGCAGGAGCCCTTCAAATATGTGTTCATACACGGAATAATAAGAGACTCCGAGGGTAGAAAAATGAGCAAATCCCTTGGCAACGGAATAGATCCTCTTGATGTAATTGATAAATACGGCGCTGATGCTTTGAGATTCAACCTTATATCAGGGAACTCTCCGGGAAACGATATGAGATTTTTCTGGGAGAAGGTAGAAGCTTACAGCAATTTTGCAAATAAGATTTGGAACGCTTCAAGGTTTGTTCTGATGAACTTGGATTTTGAAAAAGTACAGAAGGCAGATAGGACAAAATATGCAGCAAGCTTGACTACTGCAGACAAATGGGTAATAAGCAGATTCAACACTGTTGTAAAAGAAGTTACCGAAAACATGGAGAAGTTCGAGCTGGGTATTGCGGCACAGAAGCTATACGATTTCATGTGGTCAGAGTTCTGTGACTGGTACATTGAGCTTGTAAAGCCAAGGCTTTATGGTGAGGACGAGGAAACCAAGGTTATTGCACAAGTTACCCTCTGCGATGTATTAGAGGGAACAATGCAGCTGCTGCACCCGTTCATGCCATTTATCACTGAGGAAATATACCAGCATCTGCCCTCTGAATATGAGTCAATAATGATTTCGAAGTGGCCGGCTTATGATGAGAAGTCATATAAACCAGAGGAAGAGAAGAAGATGGAAATGGTTATGGAGGCTATAAAGGGTATAAGAAACATAAGAGCCGAAATGAATGTTGTTCCATCAAGAAAAGCCAAGGTAATGATAGTAACTGGTAAAAAAGACGTTAAAGCAGCTATGGAGGACGGCAGGATGTACTTTGAAAGACTTGCATCTGCCTCGGAGGTTGTAGTTCTTTCAGAAAAGATAGGCATACCAGAGGGTGCAGTATCGGTGCTTATAAATGGCGCTGAGATATACTTGCCTCTTGAGGATTTGGTAGACTTTGAAAAAGAGCTTGAAAGACTGAACAAGGAAAAGGATAATCTGGAGAAGGAAATTCAGAGAGTCAAAGGGAAGCTTGGAAACCAAGGCTTTGTAGCAAAGGCGCCTCAGAGTGTAATAGAAGAAGAGAAGGCCAAGGAGAAGAAATACGAAGATATGTTGGTAAAGGTACTTGAAAGGATGAATTCGCTTAAAAAGTAA
- a CDS encoding CDP-alcohol phosphatidyltransferase family protein, translating into MNIPNALTIIRFLLIPGFVYYFFSPMEYGVRIAIVIFVAAGLTDILDGFIARKYNLVTRLGIVLDPLADKLMLLAVLISITLKNQIPFWIIIVVAIKETLLILGAIVLFNNHDIVVPANRFGKISTIAFYIAILAVAFDLAYSQIFLDGFVLLTIVALVVYVQNYITIKRQHKMDLIKK; encoded by the coding sequence ATGAATATTCCAAATGCGTTGACTATTATCAGGTTTTTATTGATTCCGGGTTTTGTTTATTACTTTTTTTCTCCAATGGAATATGGGGTTAGAATAGCCATTGTAATATTTGTAGCGGCAGGCCTGACTGATATTCTTGACGGCTTTATCGCGCGAAAGTATAATCTGGTCACAAGATTGGGAATAGTGCTTGATCCACTTGCTGATAAGCTGATGCTTCTTGCAGTTCTAATAAGCATAACACTGAAGAATCAAATACCCTTCTGGATAATTATAGTTGTGGCAATTAAAGAAACTCTGCTGATACTGGGGGCAATTGTGCTATTCAATAATCATGATATAGTTGTTCCTGCCAACCGGTTCGGGAAGATTTCCACTATCGCATTTTATATTGCCATTCTGGCCGTAGCCTTTGATTTAGCATACAGCCAAATATTTCTTGACGGGTTTGTTCTATTGACGATTGTGGCATTGGTGGTTTATGTGCAAAATTACATAACTATAAAACGCCAGCATAAGATGGACCTGATAAAAAAATAA
- a CDS encoding ABC transporter substrate-binding protein, which translates to MRKYTKLISLILVSLIVLSSVALLSTGCSKQELTTVKLNEVVRSIFYAPQYVAINKGFFEEQGLKIELTTGQGADKTMTALLSGQCDIGFAGPEASIYVYNEGKEDYAVVFAQLTQRDGSFLVARNNESEFKWENTKGKVIIGGRPGGVPEMSLEYALKKHGIIPGKDVEIVTNLQFTATAGAFKSGTGDYVALFEPTASMLEKENAGKIVSSIGEETGLISYTAYFTSKSVIDKNPEMIQKFTNATYKGQLWVKNHTAAEIAKEIKSFFPDTEDDILVTVINRYKEIDAFCDNPITTPESFELLQDVMQSAGQLDKKVEYDKVVTQEFAKKAMETVK; encoded by the coding sequence GTGAGAAAATATACAAAACTCATATCTCTTATACTTGTTTCCTTAATTGTTCTATCCTCTGTTGCACTGTTGTCTACAGGATGCAGCAAGCAGGAGCTTACTACCGTCAAGCTGAATGAGGTTGTGCGCTCGATTTTCTACGCTCCACAATATGTTGCAATCAACAAAGGCTTTTTTGAAGAGCAAGGCTTGAAAATAGAGCTCACTACAGGCCAGGGTGCAGATAAGACAATGACCGCTTTGCTTTCTGGCCAGTGTGATATCGGCTTTGCAGGTCCAGAAGCCAGCATCTATGTTTATAATGAGGGTAAGGAAGATTATGCAGTAGTATTTGCACAGCTTACCCAGCGAGATGGTTCTTTCCTGGTCGCAAGAAACAATGAGTCTGAATTCAAATGGGAAAACACTAAGGGAAAAGTGATTATCGGCGGAAGGCCGGGGGGAGTACCAGAAATGTCACTTGAATACGCATTAAAAAAGCATGGGATAATTCCAGGCAAAGATGTAGAAATAGTAACCAATTTGCAGTTCACAGCTACAGCAGGTGCATTCAAGAGCGGGACAGGAGACTATGTTGCTTTATTTGAGCCCACAGCCTCAATGCTTGAGAAAGAAAACGCAGGCAAAATTGTATCCTCCATTGGAGAAGAAACCGGCTTGATTTCTTACACAGCATATTTCACTTCAAAAAGCGTTATCGATAAAAATCCAGAAATGATTCAAAAGTTCACAAATGCTACCTATAAAGGCCAGCTTTGGGTCAAAAACCACACAGCAGCGGAAATAGCCAAGGAAATTAAGTCCTTCTTCCCTGATACCGAAGATGATATCCTAGTCACTGTCATTAACAGGTATAAAGAAATTGATGCTTTCTGCGACAACCCCATCACTACTCCCGAATCCTTCGAATTGCTGCAGGATGTAATGCAATCAGCAGGTCAGCTGGATAAAAAAGTAGAGTATGACAAAGTCGTGACTCAGGAATTTGCTAAGAAGGCAATGGAAACAGTGAAGTAA
- the mnmH gene encoding tRNA 2-selenouridine(34) synthase MnmH has translation MFNTIDYEQLDGDYILIDLRSPEEYSDFTIPGAVSLPLFDNEERKLIGTVYNHESVEKAKKIGVDFASKKLPVLYEEISKLKKDHDKVVLFCERGGLRSSSVCSLLSSLGVGAVKLRGGYKGYRSVVNAMLPKLNSGVNYIVVHGYTGTGKTELLKMLEGNGHDVLDLERYANHRGSLLGDVGLGSRVSQKQFESLVYDRLKDRKSDVVFVEGESSRIGNIVVPHYIMESMKAGKHILAEGSLDKRMHRVVEEYTQHADCKADIRNSLEKLGRHISAKRIEEYTKSIEEDNYSEVARDLMVRYYDPMYENEQKEFEYELTVNTDNMEEACLSIEKWLENTRPE, from the coding sequence ATGTTCAACACTATTGATTACGAACAACTTGATGGAGATTATATACTAATTGATCTTAGGAGTCCGGAAGAGTATTCGGATTTCACAATACCCGGTGCTGTGAGCCTGCCACTGTTTGACAATGAAGAAAGGAAGCTTATCGGTACTGTATACAATCATGAAAGTGTAGAAAAGGCTAAAAAAATAGGAGTTGATTTTGCTTCGAAAAAGCTTCCGGTGCTTTACGAAGAAATATCAAAACTCAAAAAAGACCATGACAAGGTAGTATTGTTTTGTGAGCGTGGAGGCTTGAGAAGCAGCTCGGTATGTTCGCTTCTAAGCTCTCTTGGCGTCGGAGCTGTAAAGCTCAGAGGAGGATATAAAGGTTACCGTTCTGTAGTTAATGCCATGCTTCCGAAGCTGAACAGCGGAGTGAATTATATAGTCGTTCATGGGTATACAGGAACAGGAAAGACAGAGTTGTTGAAAATGCTGGAAGGTAATGGCCATGACGTGTTGGACTTGGAAAGGTATGCGAACCATAGGGGATCGCTACTTGGAGATGTTGGACTAGGAAGCCGTGTAAGCCAGAAACAATTTGAATCACTGGTATATGACAGATTAAAAGATAGAAAATCCGATGTAGTATTTGTTGAAGGGGAAAGCAGCAGAATAGGAAATATTGTGGTTCCACATTATATTATGGAGAGTATGAAGGCCGGAAAGCACATACTTGCAGAGGGGAGCCTCGACAAACGTATGCATAGGGTTGTTGAGGAATATACCCAACATGCGGATTGCAAGGCAGATATCAGGAACTCACTGGAGAAGCTGGGAAGACACATTTCAGCCAAGAGAATCGAAGAATATACAAAAAGTATAGAAGAAGATAATTACAGTGAAGTAGCAAGAGACCTTATGGTTAGGTATTATGACCCTATGTACGAGAATGAACAGAAGGAATTTGAATATGAGCTGACAGTCAACACTGACAACATGGAAGAAGCTTGCTTGAGTATTGAAAAGTGGCTGGAAAATACAAGACCGGAGTAA
- a CDS encoding 4Fe-4S binding protein has translation MKKACLNDKNCDKSPFCGAKRVCPTGAIKFEKEGLFSGKIVIDHEKCIGCSKCVAYCPHSAISMK, from the coding sequence ATGAAAAAGGCATGTTTGAATGATAAGAACTGTGACAAGTCACCCTTCTGCGGAGCTAAGAGAGTTTGTCCCACAGGAGCAATCAAATTTGAAAAGGAAGGGCTCTTCTCCGGGAAAATCGTTATTGATCATGAAAAATGCATAGGCTGCTCAAAATGCGTGGCTTACTGCCCACATAGCGCGATTTCTATGAAGTAA
- a CDS encoding amidohydrolase, producing MEIYRNCRIITMDGEMSNGDYMAVDSGRIVEVGTGIIKPEYEGAKQVDLNGSVVIPGFWESHLHIATGMRSLMELNLKDCGNYKQLKDRVYAYCKKIAPGDWVIGHGWDEKKLFGGKFPDRLVLDELCNSHPMVLVRMDGHSLCVNTAAIEHLGLQGLESSAEAPQGGDGKPSGMFFENTATDILASIECLFPDNYIEKVILSAQDLFFKNGITSVNDISIQYGRYLELYRKLGAEGKLKLRITASPNGADEDLVEEFEMNKSNQNERLKIGPPKYFMDGSFGSRTGLLWEEYTDDPGNIGLQLIEEDELEAIIDSNAAKGIPINIHAIGDRAVSIILDAFDKLKGANKRGLRCRIEHIQIIKDEDIERFKQNSITASFQPVFLYEVDLTQSRLGKERLPRVYRIKSFIDQGINVVLNSDWPYGGEVFPEKTDGTRYIGFEPILGIHAACCKQMNESESVTPDQALQCYTVNPAYVNCREKELGKLKKGYLADFAVLSVDITEVAAEEILSTEVLATYISGKKVYEKKNL from the coding sequence ATGGAGATATATAGGAATTGCAGAATAATCACAATGGATGGCGAAATGTCCAATGGGGATTATATGGCAGTTGATTCCGGGAGAATAGTGGAGGTAGGAACGGGTATTATCAAACCTGAATATGAAGGTGCAAAGCAAGTAGATCTCAATGGAAGTGTCGTTATACCCGGTTTCTGGGAATCACATCTCCATATTGCTACAGGAATGAGAAGTCTTATGGAGTTGAACCTCAAGGATTGTGGCAATTATAAGCAGCTGAAGGATAGAGTATATGCTTATTGTAAAAAAATTGCTCCCGGAGACTGGGTTATAGGGCATGGCTGGGATGAAAAAAAGCTTTTCGGGGGTAAGTTTCCAGATAGGTTAGTTCTGGATGAGCTTTGCAATAGCCATCCTATGGTACTGGTGAGAATGGATGGCCATTCACTGTGCGTAAACACTGCAGCTATAGAACATTTGGGCCTTCAAGGCCTGGAGTCCTCCGCGGAAGCACCTCAGGGAGGAGATGGAAAGCCCAGCGGCATGTTCTTTGAAAACACCGCGACTGATATTCTTGCAAGCATAGAGTGCTTGTTTCCTGATAATTACATAGAGAAAGTAATACTTAGCGCTCAGGATTTATTCTTTAAGAATGGGATTACTTCGGTAAATGATATTTCAATTCAATACGGAAGATATCTGGAGCTATATAGAAAGCTGGGGGCGGAAGGAAAACTTAAGTTAAGGATTACTGCCTCACCAAATGGAGCGGATGAGGATTTGGTTGAGGAGTTTGAAATGAATAAAAGCAATCAGAATGAAAGGCTGAAAATAGGACCCCCTAAGTATTTTATGGATGGCAGCTTTGGTTCCAGAACCGGACTGTTGTGGGAAGAGTATACCGATGACCCGGGGAATATAGGGCTTCAGCTTATTGAAGAGGATGAGCTGGAAGCTATAATTGACAGCAATGCAGCTAAAGGCATTCCTATAAACATTCATGCAATTGGAGACAGAGCAGTAAGTATAATACTGGATGCCTTTGATAAGCTCAAGGGTGCAAATAAAAGAGGATTGAGATGCAGAATTGAGCATATACAGATTATCAAAGATGAGGATATAGAACGGTTTAAGCAGAATTCCATTACAGCTTCCTTTCAGCCGGTATTCCTTTATGAAGTGGATTTGACGCAGTCCAGGTTGGGGAAAGAAAGGCTCCCAAGGGTTTATAGAATCAAGAGCTTTATAGATCAGGGGATAAATGTCGTTCTTAACAGCGATTGGCCATATGGGGGAGAGGTATTTCCTGAAAAAACCGATGGAACGAGATATATTGGGTTTGAGCCGATACTGGGAATTCATGCTGCCTGCTGCAAGCAGATGAATGAGTCTGAGTCTGTAACTCCAGACCAGGCATTACAGTGCTATACGGTGAATCCTGCTTATGTGAATTGCAGGGAGAAGGAGTTGGGAAAGCTGAAGAAAGGATATCTGGCTGATTTTGCAGTACTGTCAGTAGATATAACTGAAGTAGCAGCTGAAGAAATTTTAAGCACCGAAGTATTGGCAACTTATATAAGCGGTAAAAAAGTATATGAAAAAAAGAATCTGTAA
- a CDS encoding ABC transporter ATP-binding protein: protein MDKVVELKNVTMSYHTLDGETQAIKNLSLDVRRGEFVSIVGPSGCGKSTLLSLISGLLKPSSGKIFIDNEPVTGTSSNVGYMPQRDHLFEWRTILKNTTLGLEIQNKLNKDTLKNAERLLEEYGLGEFKYYYPKQLSGGMRQRAALIRTLAASPEILLLDEPFSALDYQTRLAISEEIWVIIKKEKKTAILVTHDIAEAVSMSDRVIVLTQRPGEVKSEHDIALTTCECKTPITCREAPEFRLYFNKIWKELDVHV from the coding sequence GTGGACAAGGTAGTAGAGCTAAAAAACGTGACTATGAGCTACCATACACTTGACGGTGAAACCCAGGCCATTAAAAACTTATCACTAGACGTAAGAAGGGGAGAGTTCGTGAGCATTGTAGGCCCAAGCGGCTGCGGCAAGTCAACCTTGCTTTCGCTTATTTCAGGGCTTCTAAAACCTTCCTCAGGTAAGATTTTTATAGATAATGAGCCTGTAACCGGAACATCAAGCAATGTCGGCTATATGCCGCAAAGAGACCACCTATTCGAGTGGCGTACAATACTAAAAAACACAACCTTGGGGCTTGAAATCCAAAATAAGCTGAATAAGGATACTTTGAAAAACGCAGAAAGGCTTCTTGAGGAATATGGGCTGGGTGAATTCAAGTATTACTATCCAAAGCAGCTTTCGGGAGGTATGCGTCAGAGGGCTGCCCTGATACGAACATTAGCGGCCAGTCCGGAAATACTACTTCTGGATGAACCATTTTCCGCTCTTGACTATCAGACGAGGCTAGCTATTTCAGAAGAAATATGGGTAATAATAAAAAAAGAAAAAAAGACGGCAATTCTCGTTACTCATGATATTGCAGAAGCGGTTTCAATGTCGGACAGGGTGATTGTACTTACCCAAAGGCCCGGTGAAGTAAAGTCCGAGCATGATATAGCTCTGACAACCTGTGAATGTAAGACTCCAATAACCTGCAGAGAAGCTCCTGAATTCAGGCTGTATTTTAATAAGATATGGAAGGAGCTGGATGTTCATGTCTGA
- a CDS encoding ABC transporter permease encodes MFMSEGYASSAFQHSKEHVEFIRKEKAAKSAVFLSRVVILVALFALWEIAARLKWIDPFIMSQPTRVIKTMVNLSKDGSLFLHTGVTIYETIIGFLSGTILGTLIAIVLWWSDFTAKVLDPYLVVLNALPKTALGPIILVWVGGTTGSIIVMALLLSIVVTILNVYQAFKSCDEDKIKLLKTFGATKLQILRKVVLPSSIPEMISTLKINVGLSLVGVIVGEFLVSKAGLGYLIIYGGQVFKMDLVMTSIIILAVAAALMYLSVTWVEKKFMKMR; translated from the coding sequence ATGTTCATGTCTGAAGGATATGCCTCATCGGCTTTCCAACACTCAAAAGAGCATGTGGAATTCATAAGAAAAGAGAAGGCAGCAAAAAGTGCTGTGTTTCTATCCAGAGTGGTTATATTGGTCGCTTTATTTGCATTGTGGGAAATTGCAGCCAGGCTGAAATGGATAGACCCCTTCATCATGAGCCAGCCTACCAGAGTTATAAAGACTATGGTTAATCTCTCAAAGGACGGCTCCTTGTTCCTTCATACAGGGGTTACAATATATGAAACTATTATTGGCTTTCTGTCAGGCACAATTCTGGGTACTCTGATAGCCATTGTCCTTTGGTGGTCAGACTTTACTGCAAAAGTCCTGGATCCTTATCTTGTAGTGCTTAATGCTCTGCCCAAGACAGCTTTAGGACCAATAATACTCGTTTGGGTTGGCGGAACCACAGGTTCAATAATAGTTATGGCTCTACTTCTGTCCATCGTTGTTACCATACTTAACGTTTATCAGGCGTTTAAGAGCTGTGACGAGGATAAAATCAAGCTGCTAAAAACCTTCGGTGCAACAAAGCTTCAAATACTTAGAAAGGTTGTACTTCCATCCAGCATTCCCGAGATGATATCCACTCTCAAAATAAATGTGGGGCTATCTCTGGTGGGCGTTATTGTGGGTGAGTTTCTCGTATCAAAGGCAGGCTTAGGCTATCTGATAATATATGGAGGTCAGGTCTTCAAGATGGACCTTGTAATGACCAGCATCATAATATTAGCTGTGGCCGCAGCGCTGATGTATTTATCGGTGACATGGGTGGAAAAAAAGTTTATGAAAATGCGATAA
- the ppaX gene encoding pyrophosphatase PpaX: MAYKYVLFDLDGTLINTNRLIIDSFKYTYKTCLGLDVSEQDILKYFGEPLIVTLKRYSEEKGDEMYQTYIDYNESRHDDTVTIFEGVQELLKELSKQGFTLALVTSKRRKAALMGLDLFDIKKYFDAFIALEDTELHKPNPAPVIKALELLNAHPSDAIMVGDSVFDIHCAHGAGVKAVLVKWSVAQGFQGDDASADYVAHDTEELLRVIKG, encoded by the coding sequence ATGGCATATAAATATGTACTATTCGATCTTGACGGAACACTTATTAATACCAACAGGCTAATTATTGATTCATTCAAATATACATATAAGACCTGTCTGGGGCTGGATGTAAGCGAACAGGATATACTCAAGTACTTTGGAGAGCCTCTTATAGTCACGTTGAAAAGATACTCAGAAGAGAAGGGCGATGAGATGTATCAGACATATATTGATTACAATGAATCGCGACATGACGATACAGTGACAATATTTGAAGGGGTTCAGGAACTACTGAAGGAGCTTTCAAAGCAGGGCTTCACTTTAGCTCTGGTAACCTCCAAGAGGAGAAAGGCAGCCTTAATGGGACTTGATCTTTTTGATATTAAGAAATATTTCGATGCTTTCATAGCACTTGAGGATACAGAGCTGCATAAGCCCAATCCTGCTCCGGTTATAAAAGCCCTGGAGCTGCTGAATGCACATCCGAGTGATGCAATAATGGTAGGAGACAGTGTATTCGATATACACTGCGCCCACGGGGCTGGAGTCAAGGCAGTACTCGTAAAATGGAGTGTAGCACAAGGCTTCCAGGGGGATGATGCCTCGGCGGATTATGTAGCGCATGACACAGAGGAGTTATTGAGGGTTATAAAAGGATAA
- a CDS encoding FtsW/RodA/SpoVE family cell cycle protein translates to MFEVLSWSYRFIYIFIAAGFSVSCYLAYYKNKRICQYLAPFLNVILIALNFSLISYYYEPLDYKALYIGGGLAVSYIVSRLLLGKLLKPDNHLIIDMVFNLLSIGLSILYRLSPDYGTKQAYFIPVGIIAFFAVIILMKRFEIHYKHHLLLGGLILALLMVTQIWGTEINGSKNWIELPFANVQPSEFIKLIFVFFMACLLNEELNLRRFVIIAASMLIIVVFFVMQRDMGSAFIFFTVFLMMLFTKDIKGYYTAASAGAAIGGAFISYFAFSYIKFRVLAWVNPWKYVSGKSYQITQSLFAVATGGLIGTGIFLGDPKFIPAVHTDFIFSAICEETGVLGGIFLLTIYSLLSVIGMDISSKCSSPIYSTAALGLTSLSVIQTLIIVCGVLNIIPITGVTLPFISYGGSSLLSQFLNIGLLYYIGSRKQEVGANSVRPVRGNSYE, encoded by the coding sequence ATGTTTGAAGTGCTTTCTTGGAGCTATAGATTCATATATATTTTCATTGCTGCAGGCTTTTCAGTTTCCTGCTACCTTGCATACTACAAGAACAAGCGTATATGCCAATACCTAGCTCCATTTTTGAATGTCATTCTTATTGCATTAAATTTTTCTTTGATTTCATATTATTATGAGCCGCTGGATTACAAAGCCTTATACATAGGCGGTGGTCTGGCAGTTTCCTATATAGTCTCCAGACTGCTGCTTGGAAAGCTTTTGAAGCCTGATAATCACTTGATAATCGACATGGTCTTCAACCTGCTTTCCATTGGCCTCAGCATTCTGTATCGGCTGAGCCCCGACTACGGCACTAAACAGGCATATTTTATACCTGTCGGGATAATTGCGTTCTTTGCAGTCATTATACTTATGAAAAGATTTGAAATACATTATAAGCATCATTTGCTGCTTGGCGGTTTAATCCTTGCGCTTCTCATGGTTACCCAAATATGGGGTACTGAGATTAACGGCTCAAAGAACTGGATAGAGCTCCCCTTCGCAAATGTACAGCCCTCAGAATTCATAAAGCTGATATTTGTTTTCTTCATGGCTTGTCTGCTGAATGAAGAATTAAATCTCAGGAGGTTTGTAATAATAGCTGCATCAATGCTCATAATTGTAGTATTTTTCGTCATGCAGCGGGATATGGGCTCTGCTTTTATATTCTTTACAGTATTTCTTATGATGCTTTTCACTAAAGATATAAAGGGTTACTATACTGCAGCTTCAGCTGGCGCGGCAATTGGCGGAGCCTTCATAAGCTATTTTGCTTTTTCCTACATCAAGTTCCGTGTTCTTGCCTGGGTTAACCCCTGGAAATATGTATCGGGCAAATCCTATCAGATAACGCAATCATTGTTTGCAGTTGCCACTGGTGGACTTATTGGTACAGGTATATTCCTTGGTGATCCTAAGTTCATACCCGCTGTTCATACAGATTTCATATTTTCTGCAATCTGTGAGGAAACCGGTGTGCTTGGCGGTATATTCTTACTGACCATTTACTCCCTGCTGAGTGTAATTGGCATGGATATTAGCTCAAAATGCAGCAGCCCCATATATTCCACGGCAGCATTGGGTCTTACTTCACTTAGTGTGATTCAGACACTTATAATTGTCTGTGGTGTTTTGAATATCATTCCCATAACTGGAGTAACCCTTCCCTTTATCAGCTACGGCGGCAGCTCACTGCTTTCACAGTTTCTGAACATTGGATTGCTGTATTATATTGGGTCGAGGAAACAGGAAGTAGGGGCGAACAGTGTTCGCCCAGTACGAGGTAATTCTTATGAATAA